One region of Paralichthys olivaceus isolate ysfri-2021 chromosome 12, ASM2471397v2, whole genome shotgun sequence genomic DNA includes:
- the LOC109636476 gene encoding serine/threonine-protein phosphatase PP1-beta catalytic subunit: MAEGELNVDSLISRLLEVRGCRPGKIVQMTEAEVRGLCIKSREIFLSQPILLELEAPLKICGDIHGQYTDLLRLFEYGGFPPEANYLFLGDYVDRGKQSLETICLLLAYKIKYPENFFLLRGNHECASINRIYGFYDECKRRFNIKLWKTFTDCFNCLPIAAIIDEKIFCCHGGLSPDLQSMEQIRRIMRPTDVPDTGLLCDLLWSDPDKDVQGWGENDRGVSFTFGADVVSKFLNRHDLDLICRAHQVVEDGYEFFAKRQLVTLFSAPNYCGEFDNAGGMMSVDESLMCSFQILKPSEKKAKYQYGGVNSGRPVTPPRTTQAPKKR; encoded by the exons ATGGCGGAGGGTGAACTGAACGTGGACAGCCTCATCTCTCGGCTCCTGGAAG tGCGAGGATGTCGCCCAGGGAAGATAGTCCAGATGACGGAGGCAGAGGTGCGGGGCCTCTGTATCAAGTCCAGGGAGATCTTCCTCAGCCAGCCCATCCTGCTGGAGCTTGAGGCTCCCCTGAAGATCTGTG GTGATATCCATGGCCAGTACACAGATCTGCTGAGGCTGTTTGAGTATGGTGGCTTCCCTCCAGAGGCAAATTACCTTTTCCTGGGCGACTACGTGGACAGAGGGAAGCAGTCCCTGGAAACTATCTGCCTTCTGTTGGCCTACAAGATCAAATACCCAGAGAACTTCTTCTTGCTCAGGGGCAACCACGAGTGCGCCTCTATCAACCGCATCTATGGGTTCTACGATGAGT GCAAGCGCAGGTTTAACATCAAGTTGTGGAAGACCTTCACTGATTGCTTTAACTGCCTCCCCATTGCTGCTATTATAGACGAGAAGATCTTCTGCTGCCATGGAG ggCTATCGCCTGATTTGCAGTCAATGGAGCAGATTCGCAGGATCATGAGGCCAACAGATGTACCTGATacag gtcTGCTGTGCGACCTGTTGTGGTCAGACCCAGATAAGGACGTGCAAGGCTGGGGAGAGAACGACCGCGGGGTCTCTTTCACCTTCGGAGCAGACGTGGTCAGCAAGTTCCTCAACCGCCACGACCTGGACCTCATCTGCCGAGCCCACCAG GTTGTGGAGGATGGTTATGAGTTTTTTGCCAAACGCCAACTGGTTACACTTTTCTCTGCTCCAAACTACTGTGGGGAGTTTGACAATGCTGGCGGCATGATGAGCGTGGACGAGTCCCTCATGTGCTCCTTTCAG ATCTTAAAGCCCTCAGAGAAGAAGGCCAAGTACCAGTATGGTGGTGTAAACTCTGGTCGGCCTGTCACCCCACCCCGCACCACCCAAGCCCCCAAGAAGAGGTGA